The Afipia massiliensis genome has a segment encoding these proteins:
- a CDS encoding ABC transporter ATP-binding protein — protein MTKLLAVENAHIAYGKVEAVRGATLDVNANEIVTIVGANGAGKTTLLNAIMGILPLTGSVIFSGQQISRFEIEDRVAAGLCIVPEHRELFGTMTVEENLQLGGFRVARATAAREQERVFSLFPRLKERRTQLAGTLSGGEQQMLAMGRALMSQPRLLMLDEPSLGLAPLIVADIFRTIGELRQAGVSVLLVEQNARAALEIADRAYVMELGEFIMSGSAKEISGDQRVVASYLGFQHDEGGAL, from the coding sequence ATGACCAAACTGCTGGCGGTCGAAAACGCGCACATCGCCTACGGCAAGGTCGAAGCCGTGCGCGGCGCGACCCTGGACGTTAACGCCAACGAGATCGTCACCATCGTCGGCGCCAACGGCGCGGGCAAGACCACCCTGCTCAACGCCATTATGGGCATCCTGCCGTTGACCGGCAGTGTGATCTTTTCAGGCCAGCAGATTTCCCGTTTCGAGATCGAGGACCGGGTCGCGGCGGGGCTGTGCATCGTGCCTGAACACCGCGAACTGTTCGGCACCATGACGGTCGAGGAAAACCTGCAGCTCGGCGGTTTCCGCGTGGCCCGCGCCACGGCGGCCCGTGAACAGGAGCGCGTCTTTTCGCTGTTTCCGCGACTGAAGGAGCGCCGCACGCAACTCGCCGGCACGCTCTCCGGCGGCGAACAGCAGATGCTGGCAATGGGCCGGGCCCTGATGAGCCAGCCGCGCCTGCTGATGCTGGACGAGCCGTCGCTCGGCCTCGCGCCACTGATCGTCGCGGATATTTTCCGCACCATCGGCGAGTTGCGTCAGGCCGGTGTGTCGGTGCTGCTGGTTGAGCAGAACGCCCGTGCCGCGCTCGAAATCGCCGACCGCGCCTATGTCATGGAGCTTGGCGAGTTCATCATGAGCGGCTCGGCTAAAGAGATCAGCGGCGACCAGCGCGTGGTGGCGAGCTATCTCGGATTCCAGCACGACGAGGGCGGCGCACTCTAA
- a CDS encoding adenylate/guanylate cyclase domain-containing protein: MLGGIIFVAAHVGFSPPQLLIGIIYGILISGAIGTFELLASSGPLRDWLGSLPFSASLAIRSAFYATVIIPVQYFDLGVLIAGLTPDPKQDVWTPIIFSGVFAVALNLLFAIANIIGPRAFLHLVTGRYHTPVEERRFVLFVDIAGSTTLAERLGSLGIHRFLDKTFRSLTGPIIDCRGEVLNYVGDEIIVTWSEASGTVDCRPLRCFLSMRATLQKLQERFEKEFGVAPRIRGSLHFGPVIVGEIGDIKRAIVFNGDVMNTAARLEELSRNVEGGFVASRPAIDRFESTLPAPLQDLGVREIRGKSGSIAVMGLA, translated from the coding sequence GTGCTTGGCGGAATCATCTTTGTTGCCGCTCACGTTGGCTTTTCGCCGCCACAACTTCTGATCGGCATCATTTACGGCATTCTGATCAGCGGAGCGATTGGCACGTTTGAGCTCCTCGCCTCATCCGGGCCGCTGCGAGACTGGCTGGGAAGCCTGCCGTTTAGTGCAAGTCTTGCGATTCGCAGCGCCTTCTACGCAACTGTGATCATTCCGGTGCAGTATTTCGATCTCGGCGTTCTGATCGCGGGCCTGACGCCGGACCCGAAGCAGGATGTCTGGACGCCCATTATCTTCTCCGGGGTATTTGCGGTCGCACTGAACCTGCTGTTCGCGATCGCCAACATCATTGGCCCGCGCGCCTTCCTTCATCTGGTAACCGGTCGCTATCACACTCCGGTTGAGGAACGCCGGTTCGTTCTGTTCGTTGATATTGCAGGCTCGACAACCCTTGCCGAGCGTCTCGGCAGTCTCGGAATCCATCGTTTCCTCGACAAGACATTCAGGAGCCTGACCGGGCCAATCATCGATTGCCGGGGCGAGGTTCTGAATTACGTCGGAGACGAAATCATCGTAACATGGTCAGAAGCTTCAGGCACAGTGGATTGCCGGCCGCTGCGTTGTTTCCTGTCGATGCGCGCGACGCTGCAAAAGCTTCAGGAGCGATTCGAAAAAGAATTCGGCGTGGCGCCGCGGATTCGCGGCAGCCTGCATTTCGGCCCCGTCATTGTCGGCGAGATCGGCGACATCAAGCGCGCCATCGTGTTCAACGGCGACGTCATGAACACGGCTGCCCGGCTCGAGGAACTCAGTCGCAATGTGGAAGGGGGCTTTGTCGCGTCACGCCCAGCCATCGACCGGTTCGAGTCCACGCTACCCGCCCCACTGCAAGATCTCGGCGTCCGGGAGATCCGCGGCAAGTCGGGTAGCATTGCTGTGATGGGCCTTGCATAG
- a CDS encoding ABC transporter substrate-binding protein, producing MTKLTWTAVVLAASVTLPGAVTLAAAQDITIGISISTTGPAAALGIPEKNALEFVPAEIGGAKIKTIVLDDAGDPTAATTNARRFVTESNADIIIGSSTTPPSIAISTVANEVGVVQFSLAPIPITPAREKWTAVLPQPVPIMGKVLYEHMKKNNIKTVGYIGFSDSYGDLWLNDLKTQTGAMGGITVVAEERYARPDTSVAGQVLKLVAANPDAILIGASGTGAALPQSALRERGYKGLIYQTHGAAAMDFIRIAGPSAEGVIMAAGPVMAPEGQDDSALTKKPGLALNAAYEKKYGANTRSQFAGHMFDAFEVMKRVVPVALKTAKPGTPEFREALRQALLSEKEIAASQGVYNFTDKNRFGTDDRSRIILTVKNGKYEVVK from the coding sequence ATGACAAAGCTAACCTGGACCGCCGTGGTATTGGCGGCTTCCGTGACGCTGCCGGGCGCCGTGACCCTTGCTGCTGCGCAGGACATCACCATCGGCATCAGCATCAGCACCACCGGCCCCGCGGCCGCGCTCGGCATTCCCGAGAAGAACGCGCTGGAGTTCGTGCCGGCCGAGATCGGCGGCGCCAAGATCAAGACCATCGTTCTGGACGACGCCGGCGATCCGACCGCGGCCACCACCAATGCGCGCCGGTTCGTGACCGAATCCAACGCCGACATCATCATCGGCTCGTCGACCACACCACCGTCGATCGCGATCTCGACCGTCGCCAACGAAGTCGGCGTGGTGCAGTTCAGCCTCGCGCCGATTCCGATCACCCCGGCCCGCGAGAAGTGGACTGCCGTGTTGCCGCAGCCGGTTCCGATCATGGGCAAGGTGCTCTACGAGCACATGAAGAAGAACAACATCAAGACCGTCGGCTATATCGGCTTCTCGGATTCCTACGGCGATCTGTGGCTGAACGACCTGAAGACCCAGACCGGTGCCATGGGCGGCATCACGGTCGTGGCTGAAGAGCGCTACGCGCGTCCTGACACCTCGGTGGCGGGTCAGGTGCTGAAGCTGGTCGCGGCCAATCCCGACGCCATCCTGATCGGCGCATCGGGCACCGGCGCGGCGCTGCCGCAGTCGGCGCTGCGCGAGCGCGGCTACAAGGGCCTGATCTACCAGACCCACGGAGCGGCGGCGATGGACTTCATCCGCATCGCCGGTCCGTCGGCGGAAGGCGTCATCATGGCCGCCGGTCCGGTGATGGCTCCGGAAGGCCAGGACGACAGCGCCCTGACCAAGAAGCCGGGTCTCGCCCTGAACGCCGCCTACGAGAAGAAGTATGGCGCCAACACCCGGAGCCAGTTCGCAGGCCACATGTTCGATGCCTTCGAAGTCATGAAGCGTGTCGTGCCGGTCGCCTTGAAGACAGCCAAGCCCGGCACGCCGGAATTCCGCGAGGCACTGCGTCAAGCGCTGCTGTCTGAAAAGGAAATCGCGGCCAGCCAGGGTGTCTACAATTTCACCGACAAGAACCGTTTCGGCACCGATGATCGCTCGCGCATCATCCTGACCGTGAAGAACGGCAAGTATGAAGTCGTGAAGTAA
- the pobA gene encoding 4-hydroxybenzoate 3-monooxygenase, protein MRTQVAIIGGGPAGLLLGQLLHRYGIDNVIFERKDRDYILARIRAGVLEQGTVGLLDEVGVSARLHHDGLVHHGIELAFGGARHRIDMTKATGKTVTVYGQTEVTRDLMDARLAAGLTTVYNADNASLHDFDGDQPRVRYVKDGVSHEVTCDFIAGCDGFHGVSRQSVEPKVYERVYPFGWLGLLSETPPVSPELIYNNHERGFALCSMRSSHRSRYYLQCALDDHIDNWPDDKFWDELKRRLDPEAVDHLVTGPSIEKSIAPLRSFVAEPMRFGRLFLAGDAAHIVPPTGAKGLNLAASDVHYLSTALREFYADKSAAGIDDYSRRALSRVWKAERFSWWMTSMLHRFPGTDEFSARIQRAELSYLVESDAAKTSLSENYVGLPY, encoded by the coding sequence TTGCGGACACAGGTTGCCATCATCGGCGGAGGCCCGGCGGGGTTGCTGCTCGGACAATTGCTGCACCGCTACGGCATCGACAACGTCATTTTCGAGCGCAAGGACCGCGACTACATCCTGGCGCGGATCCGGGCGGGCGTGCTCGAACAGGGCACCGTCGGCCTGCTGGACGAGGTCGGTGTCTCCGCGCGGCTGCACCATGACGGTCTGGTTCATCACGGCATCGAATTGGCTTTCGGCGGCGCGCGTCACCGGATCGACATGACGAAAGCGACCGGCAAAACGGTAACCGTCTACGGGCAGACCGAAGTGACCCGCGATCTGATGGACGCGCGCCTCGCGGCAGGGCTCACCACCGTCTACAACGCCGACAATGCCAGCCTGCATGACTTTGATGGCGACCAGCCACGCGTGCGTTACGTCAAGGACGGCGTCAGCCACGAGGTCACCTGCGACTTCATCGCGGGCTGCGACGGCTTTCATGGCGTCAGCCGGCAAAGCGTCGAGCCAAAGGTGTACGAGCGCGTCTATCCGTTCGGCTGGCTCGGTCTCCTGTCGGAAACGCCGCCGGTGTCGCCGGAACTGATCTACAACAATCACGAGCGCGGGTTCGCGCTGTGCTCGATGCGCTCGTCTCACCGCAGCCGCTACTACCTGCAATGCGCGCTCGACGATCACATCGACAACTGGCCCGACGACAAGTTCTGGGACGAACTGAAGCGGCGGCTGGACCCGGAAGCCGTCGATCATCTCGTCACGGGACCGTCGATCGAAAAGAGCATCGCGCCCCTGAGAAGTTTCGTCGCCGAACCGATGCGGTTTGGCCGGCTGTTTCTGGCCGGCGACGCCGCGCATATCGTGCCGCCGACGGGCGCCAAAGGTCTCAACCTCGCCGCTAGCGATGTGCATTACCTCTCCACGGCACTGCGCGAATTCTACGCGGACAAGTCCGCCGCCGGCATCGACGACTATTCGCGCCGCGCGCTCAGCCGGGTCTGGAAGGCCGAACGCTTCTCGTGGTGGATGACATCGATGCTGCATCGTTTTCCCGGCACCGACGAATTCAGCGCGCGCATCCAGCGCGCGGAGCTGAGCTATCTGGTCGAATCCGACGCCGCGAAAACCTCGCTGTCGGAAAATTACGTCGGTCTGCCGTACTAG
- a CDS encoding PaaI family thioesterase, translating to MATTDTPVSIPAVIPDGFARHPRRSPLTEPWEPIYFKATPDAYILGLRLAEAHTNSRGLIHGGLIAALADNAMGLSCGLKAGNLLGLVTVNLSVDFLGSANIGQWLQIDTNFMKIGGSICFAQCLVTADGEPSARANATFKIARKKS from the coding sequence ATGGCAACGACCGATACTCCCGTCAGCATTCCAGCCGTTATCCCCGACGGCTTCGCGCGCCACCCGCGGCGCAGTCCGCTCACCGAGCCCTGGGAGCCGATCTATTTCAAAGCGACGCCGGATGCCTACATTCTAGGACTGCGTCTCGCCGAAGCACACACCAATTCGCGCGGGTTGATTCATGGCGGGCTGATCGCTGCGCTGGCCGACAATGCGATGGGATTGAGTTGCGGCCTCAAGGCGGGCAACCTTCTCGGACTTGTCACCGTGAACCTCTCGGTCGATTTTCTTGGTTCGGCGAATATCGGACAGTGGCTTCAGATCGACACTAACTTTATGAAAATCGGCGGGTCGATCTGCTTCGCACAATGCCTCGTCACCGCCGACGGTGAACCTAGCGCGCGGGCCAACGCGACTTTCAAGATCGCCCGGAAGAAATCTTAG
- a CDS encoding LysR family transcriptional regulator, whose protein sequence is MDRIDAMRAFVSVADLEGFAPAARKLGLSASAVTRLIASLENHLGARLLQRTTRSVTLTDVGARYLERARRILGDVEEAEASAQAERTQPSGRLVVSAPLMFGRLHVGPIMSAYLKKYPEVSAELRLSDRMVNLVDEGVDLAVRIGHLADSSVVARTVGDMRRIVVASPRYLKVHGTPSKPSDLASHEVIQFSGATSLSEWRFTENGREFRVPNTSRFATNSTDAAVLHAEQGGGLISVLAYQVAESLKAGRLKIVLAKYELPPMPIHLVYPTSRLLSAKVRAFADLVIAQANWRFGTA, encoded by the coding sequence ATGGACCGTATCGATGCCATGCGCGCCTTTGTTTCCGTGGCGGATCTCGAAGGATTCGCGCCTGCCGCCCGCAAACTCGGGCTGTCGGCCTCGGCCGTGACGCGGCTGATCGCCAGTCTTGAAAATCATCTCGGCGCGCGGCTGCTTCAGCGCACCACGCGATCGGTGACACTGACCGATGTCGGTGCGCGCTATCTCGAACGGGCGCGGCGGATTCTCGGCGACGTCGAGGAAGCCGAGGCATCGGCACAGGCCGAACGCACCCAGCCATCGGGCAGGCTCGTGGTTTCCGCGCCGCTGATGTTCGGACGACTCCATGTCGGCCCGATCATGTCGGCTTACTTGAAAAAATATCCGGAGGTGAGCGCCGAACTCCGCCTGTCGGACCGGATGGTCAATCTGGTGGATGAAGGCGTCGATCTTGCCGTGCGCATCGGGCATCTGGCGGATTCCAGCGTGGTCGCGCGCACCGTGGGCGATATGCGGCGGATCGTGGTTGCTTCGCCGCGTTATCTTAAAGTTCACGGCACGCCGTCGAAGCCATCCGATCTTGCCAGCCATGAGGTCATTCAATTCTCCGGCGCGACGTCCCTGTCCGAGTGGCGTTTCACCGAGAATGGCCGTGAGTTTCGCGTGCCGAACACGTCGCGCTTCGCCACCAACAGCACCGATGCCGCGGTGCTTCACGCCGAGCAGGGCGGCGGGTTGATCAGCGTGCTGGCCTATCAGGTGGCGGAGTCGCTCAAAGCGGGCCGGCTGAAGATCGTGCTGGCGAAGTATGAACTGCCGCCGATGCCGATCCATCTGGTGTACCCGACCTCACGGCTGCTGTCGGCGAAAGTCAGGGCCTTCGCCGATCTCGTGATCGCGCAGGCGAACTGGCGTTTCGGGACGGCGTAG
- a CDS encoding pyridoxamine 5'-phosphate oxidase family protein: MTTAPTYSSDVAFTPAVKAIQARKGSRGGYAHMEEDRGGFRTEIDGSLAAFIGEQTSFFLATANADGQPYIQHRGGPAGFIKILDKTTLAFADYKGNRQYVTQGNLSENPKAYIFLIDYVNRRRIKIWGEARVVEDDPALTDALMPKDYKAKPEQAILFKIAAWDSNCPQHIPMKFDAADVAAAVAARDERIAELEAEVAQLKQRTTTG; this comes from the coding sequence ATGACAACCGCCCCCACCTATTCCAGCGACGTCGCCTTTACACCCGCCGTGAAAGCCATTCAGGCCCGCAAGGGTTCACGCGGTGGCTATGCTCACATGGAAGAAGACCGTGGCGGCTTTCGCACCGAAATCGACGGGTCCCTTGCCGCTTTCATCGGCGAGCAGACCAGTTTCTTCCTGGCAACCGCGAACGCCGACGGACAGCCCTATATCCAGCACCGCGGCGGGCCGGCGGGCTTCATCAAGATTCTCGACAAGACCACACTGGCCTTCGCGGACTACAAGGGAAACCGGCAATACGTCACGCAAGGCAATCTCAGCGAGAATCCGAAGGCATACATTTTCCTGATCGACTATGTGAACCGGCGCCGGATCAAGATCTGGGGTGAAGCGCGGGTGGTCGAGGACGATCCGGCGCTGACCGACGCGCTGATGCCGAAGGATTACAAGGCCAAGCCTGAACAGGCGATCCTGTTCAAGATTGCCGCGTGGGACAGCAATTGCCCGCAGCACATCCCGATGAAGTTCGACGCCGCCGATGTCGCGGCTGCGGTAGCCGCACGCGACGAGCGCATCGCCGAGCTTGAGGCGGAAGTGGCGCAGTTGAAGCAGCGGACGACAACGGGTTGA
- a CDS encoding glutathione S-transferase family protein, with product MITLYGFGPGFGLPEISAYVTKTEVQLKMAGLAYVKQQAMPDHSPKGQLPYIDDGDARVADSTFIRLHLEKTHGFDLDAALDERQRAEAWAIERMIENHFNWASGYARWLIPENFAKGPAHFFDGAPENIRDALREDVRGRVADTMRIAGLARHTPEEITELGVRSLSALSMLLGWKPYLMGERPSGVDATAFAALAGLLTPFFDSPLRQHALEFSNLVAYVDRMMARYYPEHAWQREEAVAA from the coding sequence ATGATCACCCTGTACGGCTTTGGCCCCGGCTTCGGCCTCCCCGAAATCAGCGCTTACGTCACCAAGACCGAGGTTCAGCTCAAGATGGCGGGCCTCGCCTATGTCAAGCAGCAAGCGATGCCGGACCATTCGCCGAAGGGGCAGTTGCCCTATATCGACGACGGCGACGCGCGGGTGGCCGATTCCACCTTCATCCGCCTGCATCTCGAAAAGACTCATGGCTTCGATCTCGATGCCGCGCTCGACGAGCGTCAGCGGGCGGAAGCCTGGGCGATCGAGCGGATGATCGAAAATCATTTCAACTGGGCGTCAGGCTATGCGCGCTGGTTGATCCCTGAGAATTTCGCGAAGGGACCGGCACATTTCTTCGACGGAGCGCCCGAGAATATTCGCGATGCATTGCGCGAGGATGTCCGCGGCCGGGTCGCGGACACCATGCGGATCGCGGGGCTGGCCCGCCATACGCCGGAGGAAATCACCGAGCTCGGCGTGCGCTCGCTGTCCGCACTGTCGATGCTGCTCGGCTGGAAGCCCTATCTGATGGGCGAACGTCCCAGCGGCGTGGACGCGACGGCTTTCGCCGCGCTGGCCGGCCTGCTGACGCCGTTCTTCGATTCACCGCTGCGTCAGCACGCACTGGAGTTCTCCAATCTCGTTGCTTACGTCGATCGCATGATGGCGCGCTACTATCCGGAGCATGCGTGGCAGCGCGAGGAAGCGGTGGCAGCGTAG
- a CDS encoding helix-turn-helix transcriptional regulator, with translation MRRADRLFQIIQVLRRTRKPLTAEAIARELETSKRTIYRDIATLIGQRVPIRGEAGTGYVLEKGFDMPPLMLTPDEIEAAVLGAQWVAGRADPVLAKAAQDLIAKIVDTVPERLQPLALEPASGTPPKWDLPPESIDMTQLRAHIYASKKILLHYRDEQGRDTERTVWPIAVGYLETVRMLAAWCELRKDFRSFRIDRMTEALFLDEKYPERRAALRAKWMQSFSLNNVRER, from the coding sequence ATGAGGCGCGCCGACCGGCTGTTCCAGATTATCCAGGTGCTCCGGCGCACCCGCAAGCCGCTGACCGCCGAGGCCATCGCCAGGGAGCTGGAAACCTCCAAGCGCACAATTTACCGCGACATCGCTACCCTGATCGGCCAGCGCGTCCCGATCCGGGGCGAGGCCGGCACCGGCTATGTGCTGGAAAAGGGTTTCGACATGCCGCCCCTGATGCTGACGCCCGACGAGATCGAGGCGGCGGTGCTGGGCGCGCAGTGGGTGGCGGGCCGGGCCGACCCGGTGCTGGCGAAGGCGGCACAGGACCTGATCGCCAAGATCGTCGACACCGTCCCGGAACGGTTGCAGCCGCTGGCGCTCGAACCCGCCAGTGGGACGCCGCCGAAATGGGACCTGCCGCCGGAGAGCATCGATATGACGCAATTGCGCGCGCATATCTATGCCAGCAAGAAAATCCTGCTGCACTACCGCGACGAACAGGGCCGCGACACTGAACGCACGGTCTGGCCGATCGCGGTCGGCTATCTCGAAACCGTCCGGATGCTGGCGGCGTGGTGCGAGCTGCGAAAGGACTTTCGCAGCTTCCGGATCGACCGCATGACAGAAGCCCTGTTCCTCGACGAGAAATACCCCGAGCGGCGGGCCGCGTTGCGGGCAAAGTGGATGCAGAGCTTTTCGCTCAACAACGTGCGCGAGCGCTGA
- a CDS encoding YkgJ family cysteine cluster protein, translating into MIATDNPCQSCGACCSYSSNWPRFTVEDDDALDLIPEKFVNDRLSGMRCDGDRCTALTGKVGISTACGVYAVRPEVCRTCMPGDPECGMARRRFGLPELAAGSAGPE; encoded by the coding sequence ATGATCGCAACCGATAATCCCTGCCAAAGCTGCGGCGCCTGCTGCTCTTATTCGAGCAACTGGCCGCGCTTCACGGTGGAAGACGACGACGCGCTCGATCTCATTCCCGAAAAGTTCGTCAATGACCGGCTGTCCGGGATGCGCTGCGACGGCGACCGCTGCACGGCGCTCACCGGCAAGGTCGGGATCTCGACCGCCTGCGGGGTTTACGCGGTGCGGCCCGAGGTGTGCCGCACCTGCATGCCGGGCGATCCGGAATGCGGGATGGCCCGGCGGCGGTTCGGGCTGCCGGAACTCGCGGCGGGTTCGGCTGGCCCTGAATAG
- the glnA gene encoding type I glutamate--ammonia ligase, with protein sequence MVPKRATAEDTLKTIKDQKVQMIDLRFTDLPGVWQHFSIPPSAVSADALSEGIGFDGSSIRGFQEIQESDMLVVPDPTTAFIDPFTPATTLVLICNIRDPVTGQSYSRDPRYIAQKAEIYLKGSGTADTSYFGPEAEFFVFNDVRYGQGINYAFHEIDSSEGSWNTGKKEAPNLGHKPRPKEGYFPVPPTDSMQALRTEMVLTMESLGIAIEAHHHEVATGGQNEIDMRFTTLTRMADNLMIYKYVVKNTAHQHGMTATFMPKPLFEDNASGMHVHQSLWKGETNLFYGKADYAELSELGRYYIGGLLTHAWALCGLCAPTTNSYRRLVPGYEAPINLVYSQRNRSACCRIPMYSPNPRAKRVEFRSPDPSCNPYLAFAAMLMAGLDGVEKRIDPGRPIDKNLYDLPPAEAKEVKSTPGSLDQALDALERDHAFLLRGDVFTRDVIETWLDYKRKKEVDAIRLRPHPHEFHLYYDI encoded by the coding sequence ATGGTTCCGAAACGCGCAACAGCTGAAGATACCCTCAAGACGATCAAGGACCAGAAGGTCCAGATGATCGATCTGCGGTTCACTGATTTGCCGGGGGTCTGGCAGCATTTTTCCATCCCGCCGAGCGCGGTGAGTGCCGATGCCCTCAGTGAGGGCATCGGATTCGATGGCTCATCGATCCGCGGCTTCCAGGAGATTCAGGAAAGCGACATGCTGGTCGTGCCCGACCCGACGACCGCCTTCATCGACCCTTTCACTCCGGCAACGACGCTCGTCCTGATCTGCAACATCCGGGACCCGGTAACCGGTCAATCCTATAGTCGCGACCCGCGCTATATCGCCCAGAAGGCCGAGATATACCTGAAGGGTAGCGGCACCGCCGACACGAGCTATTTCGGCCCGGAGGCGGAGTTCTTCGTCTTCAACGACGTGCGTTATGGACAAGGCATCAACTACGCCTTCCACGAAATCGATTCCAGCGAAGGCAGCTGGAACACCGGCAAGAAGGAAGCGCCGAATCTGGGCCACAAGCCACGCCCGAAAGAGGGATACTTTCCGGTTCCGCCGACCGACAGCATGCAGGCTCTCCGCACCGAAATGGTGCTGACGATGGAGTCGCTGGGGATCGCGATCGAAGCCCATCACCATGAAGTTGCGACCGGCGGCCAAAACGAAATCGACATGCGCTTCACGACGCTCACCCGCATGGCCGACAACCTGATGATCTACAAGTACGTGGTCAAGAACACCGCGCACCAGCACGGCATGACGGCGACGTTCATGCCCAAACCGCTGTTCGAGGACAACGCCTCCGGAATGCATGTGCATCAAAGTTTGTGGAAGGGCGAGACCAATCTGTTTTACGGCAAGGCGGACTACGCCGAGTTGAGCGAGCTTGGCCGCTACTACATCGGCGGGCTTCTGACGCACGCCTGGGCTTTATGCGGACTTTGCGCCCCGACCACGAATTCCTACCGGCGCCTGGTGCCGGGGTACGAAGCGCCCATCAACCTGGTCTACTCCCAGCGTAACCGCTCGGCGTGCTGCCGAATTCCGATGTATTCGCCGAACCCGCGGGCGAAACGCGTCGAGTTCCGTTCGCCGGACCCCTCGTGCAATCCCTATCTCGCCTTCGCCGCGATGCTGATGGCCGGCCTCGACGGCGTTGAGAAGCGCATCGATCCGGGCAGACCGATCGACAAGAATCTTTATGATCTGCCGCCTGCCGAAGCAAAGGAGGTGAAATCGACGCCCGGATCGCTGGATCAGGCGCTTGATGCACTCGAACGCGATCACGCGTTCCTGCTGCGCGGCGATGTATTTACCCGCGACGTGATCGAAACCTGGCTCGATTACAAACGAAAGAAAGAGGTCGATGCCATCCGGCTTCGCCCCCATCCGCACGAGTTTCATCTCTACTATGATATCTAG
- a CDS encoding haloalkane dehalogenase, with protein sequence MTEQALAKKFVDVFGHRMAYHERGEGAPILFLHGNPTSSYLWRDVIPELEGQGRLIAPDLIGMGDSGKLPDVKPDTYRFTTHRDHLWAFIDAVIGPNEKVLLVIHDWGSALGFDWANQHRDRARGIVYMEGIVRPVAGWDEWSEAATPVFLGFRSDKGEQMILDRNLFIERVLPGSVLRKLSDAEMTEYRKPFLNREDRWPTLTWPRQIPIGGEPADVVAIVDAYAKWMAQNDIPKLFVNAEPGAILIGQVREFCRGWNNQTEVTVPGSHFVQEDSGPAIGRAIAGWIKDKRV encoded by the coding sequence ATGACCGAACAGGCGCTCGCAAAGAAGTTCGTCGATGTGTTCGGCCACCGCATGGCCTATCACGAGCGCGGCGAGGGCGCGCCGATCTTGTTCCTGCACGGCAATCCGACCTCGTCCTACCTCTGGCGCGATGTCATTCCCGAACTTGAAGGTCAGGGCCGCCTGATCGCGCCCGATCTGATCGGCATGGGCGATTCCGGCAAGCTGCCGGATGTGAAGCCCGACACCTATCGCTTCACCACCCACCGCGATCATCTGTGGGCTTTCATCGATGCCGTGATCGGACCGAACGAAAAAGTCCTGCTGGTGATTCACGACTGGGGCTCGGCGCTCGGTTTCGACTGGGCCAACCAGCACCGCGACCGTGCGCGCGGCATCGTCTACATGGAAGGCATCGTCCGTCCGGTCGCCGGCTGGGACGAGTGGAGCGAGGCGGCGACGCCGGTGTTCCTGGGCTTCCGCTCCGACAAGGGCGAGCAGATGATCCTCGACCGCAACCTGTTCATTGAGCGGGTGCTGCCGGGATCGGTGCTGCGCAAGCTGTCGGACGCCGAGATGACGGAATATCGCAAGCCGTTCCTCAATCGCGAGGACCGCTGGCCGACGCTGACCTGGCCGCGCCAGATTCCCATTGGCGGTGAACCCGCCGATGTGGTCGCCATCGTCGATGCTTACGCCAAGTGGATGGCGCAGAACGATATCCCGAAGTTGTTCGTCAACGCCGAGCCCGGCGCGATCCTGATCGGCCAGGTGCGTGAGTTCTGCCGCGGCTGGAACAACCAGACCGAGGTGACCGTTCCCGGCAGCCATTTCGTTCAGGAAGATTCCGGGCCGGCCATCGGCCGCGCCATCGCAGGCTGGATCAAGGACAAGCGCGTCTAG
- a CDS encoding nuclear transport factor 2 family protein: protein MADMKATEDAAAAEQVRRVVTRYATAWAAGDFPTIRDCYHEQFTLYYAGNNPLSGVHRGKAACLAVLEEFRKRTRRKLISVDHIMAGPERGAVLASEQFSHDGKTTDVQRLLVYTIREDRLHECWVYDQDQALIDQLLSQGAP from the coding sequence ATGGCCGACATGAAGGCGACCGAAGACGCGGCGGCGGCCGAGCAGGTCCGCCGCGTCGTCACACGTTACGCGACGGCCTGGGCCGCGGGTGATTTTCCGACGATCCGTGACTGCTACCACGAGCAATTCACGCTCTATTATGCAGGCAACAATCCACTGTCGGGCGTGCACAGGGGCAAGGCTGCATGCCTCGCCGTGCTGGAAGAATTCCGCAAGCGCACCCGCCGCAAGCTGATCAGTGTCGATCACATCATGGCCGGTCCGGAGCGCGGTGCGGTTTTGGCCAGCGAGCAATTCAGCCATGACGGCAAGACCACGGACGTGCAGCGGCTGCTTGTGTATACGATCCGCGAGGACCGGCTGCATGAGTGCTGGGTCTACGATCAGGATCAGGCCCTGATCGATCAATTGCTGTCGCAAGGAGCGCCATGA